A stretch of the Lactuca sativa cultivar Salinas chromosome 9, Lsat_Salinas_v11, whole genome shotgun sequence genome encodes the following:
- the LOC111899040 gene encoding pelargonidin 3-O-(6-caffeoylglucoside) 5-O-(6-O-malonylglucoside) 4'''-malonyltransferase: MEIITYSSKLVKPSTPTPAIHRFHKISFTDELAPTINVPLILYYPPPAKGVNNQFENMCDHLKVSISKTLSDFYPLAGRYIRKLSLIDCNDQGIRYVQGKANVRLSEILEPEKGFESNVVNNFLPCEIGEADEVDDPMLSVKVTTFECGGLAIGMCFPHRLSDMGTMCNFINNWATRSKGDYESGKYSPIFNSTFYFPQRGLPELDLRIPRSSAGVKNKARRFHFKGDGIKDMRKKVGYDGNGSRKPSKVQLVVALLWKALVRIDEANNGQSKASFLIQPVGLRDKIVPQLPTNSFGNYWGLAASKLGPGEGEKIGFQDFFKTLCNSVKKTAKDCAKILTHGEEGYEVIINPYLESNKNIADNEVNFYLFTCWCKFSFYEADFGYGKPIWSSTGSFPVQNLVIMLDDHKGDGVEAWVHLDEKSMKELEQDSDIKAYAL; encoded by the coding sequence ATGGAGATCATAACCTACTCATCAAAGCTCGTGAAACCCTCCACACCAACTCCTGCCATCCATCGTTTCCACAAAATTTCTTTCACTGATGAACTAGCCCCGACAATAAACGTCCCTCTCATTCTCTACTACCCTCCACCAGCTAAAGGAGTGAACAATCAGTTTGAAAATATGTGTGACCATTTGAAGGTTTCCATATCAAAAACCTTAAGTGACTTTTATCCATTGGCGGGGAGATATATTCGTAAGCTTTCCTTGATTGATTGTAACGATCAAGGTATTCGTTATGTCCAAGGCAAAGCGAATGTCAGACTCTCAGAGATTTTAGAACCCGAAAAGGGATTCGAATCAAATGTAGTAAATAATTTCCTCCCATGTGAGATTGGAGAGGCTGATGAAGTTGATGATCCCATGCTATCTGTCAAAGTCACCACCTTCGAGTGTGGTGGTTTGGCTATCGGTATGTGCTTTCCACATAGGCTCTCAGATATGGGAACTATGTGCAACTTCATTAACAACTGGGCTACTAGAAGCAAAGGCGATTATGAATCTGGAAAATACTCCCCTATATTCAACTCGACGTTTTACTTCCCACAAAGAGGTTTACCAGAACTTGACCTGAGAATACCTAGGTCAAGTGCTGGTGTGAAGAATAAGGCGCGAAGGTTTCATTTTAAAGGGGATGGAATAAAAGACATGAGAAAAAAGGTTGGATATGATGGAAATGGGTCTCGAAAACCATCAAAGGTCCAACTTGTTGTTGCGTTATTGTGGAAGGCCTTAGTACGCATAGATGAAGCAAACAACGGGCAATCTAAGGCGTCTTTTCTCATCCAACCAGTTGGATTGAGGGATAAAATAGTCCCTCAGTTACCTACAAACTCATTTGGGAATTATTGGGGACTCGCAGCATCCAAACTCGGGCCTGGTGAAGGCGAAAAAATCGgttttcaagatttcttcaagACTTTGTGTAACTCGGTCAAGAAAACAGCTAAAGATTGCGCTAAAATACTCACACATGGTGAAGAAGGATATGAGGTTATAATCAATCCCTATTTGGAGTCAAATAAAAATATAGCTGACAATGAAGTGAACTTTTACTTGTTCACTTGTTGGTGTAAGTTTTCATTCTATGAAGCTGATTTTGGTTATGGTAAGCCGATTTGGTCAAGCACCGGTAGCTTTCCAGTCCAAAACTTGGTGATCATGCTGGATGATCACAAGGGTGATGGTGTCGAAGCATGGGTTCATTTAGATGAAAAAAGCATGAAAGAATTAGAACAAGATTCTGATATTAAAGCCTATGCACTGTAA